In Xiphophorus couchianus chromosome 8, X_couchianus-1.0, whole genome shotgun sequence, the following proteins share a genomic window:
- the sec16a gene encoding protein transport protein Sec16A isoform X5: protein MQPTPRAGPPRAGPPRASMPNMTGRIRPQKHATAVTATMPPPTQPITDPFAFGRAPPPMAAGGLPTIPNSSPPQMQTPPNAMYSQLGSGLPPQPQLLENVPAAVAGPPAQSLSGVTLFTPQGTPSAGVFPSPSPTGYASANSEQDYFNSRDPTATMSTDASHTSPAPSNTLFNQDFQAHHLGHPLPFQPLPTSSSSTQWAPDHSSRPPSVQNYFQPTVDPPARPSNIPPQTQMYPSHSQSPHHSAPTPQAYSGHPQIHLPAPLQNPVAPASSLLPDPNGPQHLNSHFQTQSYFSQSSAPHDLWFNQPVQDSGYHQMGTGLSHHQPPTDSTGSPHVSSTGPSSVSQPGPSSVPATDVYGQESGTISMFFKGSDVENEETLADERNKTLNGVAGSFQNNSNPPSHSSHSDLTVDYHGVSVPDHSRLPYMNESSHPLQGHIQKLPDNDFDHVENLECVPNQEVLPNEFSSGAAAAIAACNPVDQFETGPNLETPDSVPRPMRSASVSSNYSNLSHGSGTDPRRHQGVEGTFIQQESPRLADNPNTSSAAAAAAGGYFEQIDTSPSGDVGVQGSVEHMWHPTPSPPKPTGIFQASANSSFEPVRSHGVGVRPVEVDRAKMVAEGGSDSISGNLEQPPDNMENIYGPGQAPVSAPGDVLSSQTHSVVHPHSRPSSRAFGANRPCESPATTLWAQNDPTSLGTNILLAPAAPPVLAPLREPSADVIQPPEDCPLDLQASQRVQTASQQHSENLENPPKVTKDAQQGVRDGGNLSIQTVISTSTSQAPPGPPPAAPNTQQTQSELPKTSNSQAALQGQRDAPAVPVSGTQPSQGQYSTPAQGPAGGNAPTPAAPGVCPPGTQGAVPQGDSQAVPAEAPRPPSSAGSHQGYVHPPPPPGSGQMYSSYYGNYGEYTDSRGQYPPGQYPPPPGDPRMQQYYQDANYRGRGDPWYGRYDGQNPGYRDPNYQYREPQSDRPSSRTSQYSDRPSSRQGYSEDYQRQNRSAYGEYYADYPKHYDYRGYNYGQYDQRYRGYYDQSYWSYYNDAYRNGYYNQQYPSRKDGYDDQWQYYPGYDRSFDDDNVRGRDPYGDDFDRRSVHSEQSAHSVHSSTSHHSRRSSFSSRSQQSQVYRSQPDLVSAVYDTTQSTLPVDYSYGQYPNQTDATQNYSQYMYPSEYTADSTWIAPEQPPPRPATPEKFTMPHRCARFGPGGHLIQVLPNLPSAGQPALVEIHNMETMLQDTADQAELRGFPGPLIKEETHKVDVIKFSQNKAMECSRDNNLLDRDSARLLWDFIVLLCRQNGTVVGTDIADLLLKEHRSVWLPGKSPNEANLIDFNNEPLARAEEEPGAGPLSLLSDTFMIVPENVGKETERFRELLLFGRKKDALEAAMKGGLWGHALLLASKMDNRTHARVMTRFANSLPMNDPLQTMYQLMSGRMPASATCCGEEKWGDWRPHLAMVLSNLTHNMDLDTRTITTMGDTLASKGLTDAAHFCYLMAQVGLGVYTKKSTKLVLLGSNHSLAFNQFATNEAIQRTEAYEYAQSLGSQPCSLPNFQVFKLIYACRLAESGLSAQAFHYCEVIAKTVLMHASYYSPVFISQIIQMSEKLRFFDPQLKERPEQELFIEPEWLIRLKQLDGQIRTGVITYNRDRSTPAQFDCISESSDLEPQSPPEPYSMHLEVDGQAPNNQLMSSLMPGPQPQAVQLMPPAPSSILHEGAAPAQLPPSSDVPQYYPVSPSGPPGQIPMPGFPPQDPGVAHPPFHHQHEQAYLGAHQQFVPSPQEGQMSPHMFPSQVPHSPVQMTHPPFQMPQHMPPSPGHMAPMEQPPPPHPEMHPTHPISSSPRRSSFTPQMDLYDHMAFMGPRRSRTTSQSSMHLPSGRSSRRASESSTHSGGRERSNSAVKQASPPPPSIPEQPRKEEARKAKKDSPEKSKGWSFWPFGKRKNEAHLPDDKNPSIVWDEKKNRWVDLNEPEEESKPPPPPPSGFPKMPQMPGPGGPTAPPGAGSSVNMFSRKAGTRSRYVDVLNPSGTAKPSGVAPAPVDLFAPLAPMPMPANLFVPSSAPSDQQPREGSEGGNQEQNSPSSSAPPQVFNPTLLPPAPEGPPVPDGSQSGELSRSSSMSSLSREVSQHLNQSHPNQGTTPAGGVTFYNPTQFSQTSAPSGGGQRSSRLGQRQYPVYK from the exons ATGCAACCAACCCCTCGGGCTGGACCTCCTCGGGCTGGACCACCCCGGGCCTCGATGCCTAATATGACAGGCAGAATAAGGCCTCAGAAGCATGCAACAGCAGTGACAGCTACTATGCCGCCTCCTACCCAGCCCATAACGGACCCTTTTGCTTTTGGCAGAGCTCCACCCCCCATGGCTGCAGGTGGTCTTCCTACAATACCTAACAGCAGCCCACCACAAATGCAAACTCCACCTAATGCCATGTACTCTCAGCTTGGTTCTGGACTCCCTCCACAACCGCAGTTGCTTGAAAATGTTCCAGCTGCAGTGGCTGGTCCCCCAGCACAATCTCTGTCAGGGGTGACTTTATTCACCCCTCAGGGTACAccatctgctggtgttttccCATCTCCAAGTCCCACAGGATATGCATCGGCTAATAGTGAACAGGACTATTTTAATTCAAGAGATCCAACTGCCACTATGTCCACAGATGCATCACATACGTCACCAGCACCTAGTAATACACTTTTTAACCAGGATTTTCAGGCACATCATCTTGGTCATCCTTTGCCTTTTCAACCCCTTCCAACTTCATCTTCATCTACTCAGTGGGCTCCTGATCACTCAAGCCGACCTCCCTCAGTTCAAAACTATTTCCAACCAACTGTTGATCCACCAGCACGGCCCTCAAATATACCACCACAGACCCAGATGTACCCCTCCCACAGCCAGTCACCCCACCACAGTGCCCCCACCCCTCAAGCCTACTCTGGACATCCCCAAATTCACCTCCCTGCTCCTCTTCAGAACCCTGTAGCGCCTGCCAGCTCTTTGTTGCCTGACCCAAATGGACCCCAGCACCTCAACTCACATTTCCAAACCCAGAGTTATTTCAGTCAGAGCTCTGCGCCCCATGACTTGTGGTTCAACCAACCAGTGCAGGACTCCGGCTACCACCAAATGGGTACCGGCTTGAGCCATCATCAGCCACCTACAGACTCTACTGGATCTCCTCATGTTTCCAGTACGGGGCCTAGTTCTGTCAGTCAACCTGGGCCAAGTTCTGTCCCTGCCACAGATGTATACGGTCAAGAGTCTGGTACAATATCAATGTTCTTCAAAGGGAGTGATGTGGAAAACGAGGAAACGCTTGCTGATGAGaggaataaaacattaaatggtGTTGCTGGATCTTTTCAGAATAACAGCAACCCACCATCTCATAGTAGTCATTCAGATCTGACTGTCGATTACCATGGAGTGTCTGTTCCAGATCATTCACGCCTTCCCTATATGAATGAAAGCAGTCATCCTTTACAGGGGCACATCCAGAAGCTCCCAGATAATGACTTTGACCACGTGGAAAATTTGGAGTGTGTTCCGAACCAGGAAGTTTTACCCAACGAATTCAGCAgcggtgctgctgctgctattgCTGCATGTAACCCAGTTGACCAGTTTGAAACAGGACCCAACCTGGAAACTCCGGATTCAGTCCCAAGACCAATGAGATCTGCGAGTGTGTCATCCAACTACAGCAATTTGAGCCATGGAAGTGGAACCGACCCCCGTCGGCACCAGGGAGTCGAAGGTACCTTTATTCAGCAGGAAAGCCCTCGTCTCGCCGATAATCCTAATACCtcttctgctgctgccgctgctgccgGAGGTTACTTTGAGCAGATAGATACATCTCCAAGTGGTGATGTAGGAGTGCAAGGTTCAGTAGAGCATATGTGGCATCCCACGCCTAGCCCACCAAAACCAACTGGGATTTTCCAAGCAAGCGCTAACAGCTCTTTTGAACCCGTGCGTTCACATGGTGTTGGAGTGCGTCCTGTTGAAGTCGATAGGGCTAAAATGGTTGCTGAAGGAGGTTCTGATTCCATATCTGGTAACTTGGAGCAACCGCCAGACAATATGGAGAACATTTATGGGCCAGGACAAGCTCCAGTTTCTGCTCCCGGCGATGTATTATCCAGTCAAACACATTCAGTGGTGCATCCTCATTCTCGACCTTCGTCTCGTGCTTTTGGGGCCAATCGGCCCTGCGAGAGTCCGGCCACTACTCTGTGGGCTCAGAACGACCCTACGAGCTTGGGTACCAATATCCTCCTCGCCCCTGCAGCCCCCCCAGTTTTAGCCCCATTAAGAGAACCCAGTGCTGACGTCATCCAGCCACCAGAGGATTGTCCGCTGGACCTACAGGCCTCGCAGAGAGTTCAGACAGCTTCTCAGCAGCATTCAGAGAACCTAGAAAACCCACCAAAG GTCACCAAGGATGCTCAGCAGGGAGTAAGAGACGGAGGGAATCTCTCTATCCAGACAGTAATTTCTACATCCACCTCACAAGCTCCACCAGGACCgcctccagctgctccaaacaCTCAGCAGACGCAAAGTGAACTTCCTAAGACATCCAATTCTCAAGCTGCATTGCAGGGACAGAGGGATGCTCCTGCTGTTCCTGTCAGTGGAACCCAACCTTCTCAAGGTCAATATTCAACTCCGGCACAAGGACCTGCTGGAGGGAATGCTCCTACTCCTGCTGCTCCTGGGGTGTGCCCCCCAGGCACGCAGGGGGCCGTACCTCAGGGGGATTCCCAAGCAGTTCCAGCTGAAGCTCCCCGACCACCCTCCTCTGCAGGCAGCCATCAAGGCTATGtgcatcctcctcctcctcctggatCTGGGCAGATGTACAGCAGCTACTATGGAAACTATGGAGAATACACAGATAGCAGAGGACAGTATCCTCCAGGCCAGTATCCACCTCCACCTGGAGATCCGAGAATGCAGCAGTATTACCAA GATGCAAACTACCGAGGCAGAGGAGACCCTTGGTATGGCAGATATGACGGGCAGAACCCAGGTTACCGTGATCCAAACTACCAATATAGAGAACCACAGTCTGATCGACCCAGCTCAAGGACTAGTCAGTACTCAGACCGGCCTTCATCCAG GCAAGGTTATTCTGAAGATTACCAACGGCAAAACCGAAGTGCCTACGGTGAATATTATGCAGATTACCCCAAGCACTATGATTATAGAG gatACAACTATGGACAGTACGACCAGCGATACAGAGGATACTATGATCAATCCTATTGGTCTTATTACAATGACGCATACAGAAACGGCTACTATAATCAGCAGTATCCGTCCAG GAAAGATGGCTACGACGACCAATGGCAGTACTATCCCGGATATGATCGCAGTTTCGATGACGACAACGTGCGCGGGAGAGATCCTTACGGCGACGACTTTGACCGGCGCAGCGTGCATAGCGAGCAGTCGGCACACAGTGTGCACAGCTCCACCAGTCATCACAGCAGACGAAGCAGCTTCAGCTCACGGTCACAGCAG AGCCAGGTGTACAGGAGCCAGCCTGACTTGGTGTCTGCAGTTTATGACACAACACAATCCACTCTCCCTGTTGACTACTCTTATGGCCAGTATCCAAATCAAACGGACGCTACTCAGAACTACAGCCAGTACATGTATCCCTCAGAGTACACTGCGGACAGTACCTGGATTGCACCAGAGCAAC CTCCCCCTCGTCCTGCAACCCCAGAAAAGTTTACCATGCCCCATCGTTGTGCTCGCTTTGGACCTGGAGGTCATCTGATCCAAGTCCTGCCCAATCTCCCCTCAGCTGGGCAGCCTGCTCTGGTTGAGATCCACAACATGGAG ACGATGCTGCAGGACACTGCAGATCAGGCTGAGCTGCGAGGTTTCCCTGGACCTCTGATTAA GGAGGAGACCCACAAGGTTGATGTGATAAAATTCTCTCAAAACAAAGCAATGGAGTGTTCCCGTGACAACAACTTGCTGGACAGAGACTCTGCCCGCCTGCTCTGGGATTTCATTGTATTGCTTTGTAGACAGAATGGG ACTGTGGTCGGCACAGACATCGCTGACCTCCTGCTGAAGGAGCATCGCTCTGTCTGGCTGCCTGGCAAGAGTCCCAACGAAGCCAACTTGATTGATTTCAACAATGAACCTCTTGCACGAGCGGAGGAGGAGCCTGGAGCTGGACCGCTGTCCCTTCTGTCCGACACTTTCATGATTGTCCCAGAGAACGTTGGCAAGGAAACGGAGCGCTTCAGAGAGCTGCTTCTGTTTGGGCGCAAAAAG GATGCACTTGAAGCAGCCATGAAAGGAGGTCTCTGGGGTCATGCCCTGCTGTTGGCTAGTAAGATGGACAATAGGACACATGCACGTGTCATGACAAG gtttGCCAATAGTTTGCCCATGAATGACCCTCTCCAAACAATGTACCAGCTGATGTCAGGGAGAATGCCTGCTTCAGCCACG TGCTGTGGAGAGGAGAAGTGGGGTGACTGGCGCCCCCATCTGGCCATGGTCCTCTCAAACCTAACACACAATATGGACTTGGACACTCGCACTATCACCACTATGGGTGACACTCTGg CTTCTAAAGGGCTGACTGACGCTGCTCACTTCTGCTACCTGATGGCCCAAGTTGGCCTGGGGGTTTACACCAAGAAGAGCACCAAGTTGGTGTTGCTTGGATCCAACCACAG TTTGGCCTTTAATCAGTTTGCCACCAATGAAGCAATCCAGAGGACGGAGGCCTATGAGTACGCTCAATCTCTGGGCTCCCAGCCTTGTTCACTGCCCAACTTCCAG GTGTTTAAACTAATCTATGCATGCCGACTGGCTGAATCAGGCCTGTCTGCCCAAGCTTTTCATTACTGTGAAGTTATCGCAAAGACGGTTCTTATGCATGCTTCCTACTACTCCCCTGTGTTCATCAGCCAGATCATACAG ATGTCAGAAAAGTTACGGTTCTTTGATCCGCAACTAAAGGAAAGACCTGAGCAGGAGCTGTTCATTGAGCCTGAATGGCTGATTCGCCTCAAACAGCTGGATGGACAGATCAGG ACTGGTGTGATTACATACAACAGGGACAGAAGTACTCCTGCACAGTTTGATTGCATCAGCGAAAGTTCAGACTTGGAGCCCCAGAGTCCACCTGAACCTTACAGCATGCATCTGGAAGTGGACGGCCAGGCCCCCAACAACCAGCTCATGAGCTCATTAATGCCTGGGCCTCAACCGCAGGCAGTACAGTTGATGCCTccag CTCCCTCCTCCATTCTCCATGAGGGGGCGGCTCCAGCTCAGCTCCCACCCTCAAGCGATGTGCCCCAGTACTACCCCGTATCCCCCAGTGGACCACCGGGCCAAATCCCCATGCCTGGATTCCCTCCACAGGATCCTGGCGTTGCCCACCCCCCCTTCCACCATCAACATGAGCAGGCCTATCTCGGAGCCCACCAGCAATTTGTTCCCTCACCACAAGAGGGCCAAATGTCGCCTCACATGTTTCCGTCACAGGTGCCACATTCACCTGTTCAAATGACTCACCCACCTTTTCAGATGCCCCAGCACATGCCTCCCTCTCCTGGACATATGGCCCCCATGGAGCAGCCGCCCCCACCCCACCCAGAGATGCATCCCACCCATCCAATATCATCCTCCCCACGCAGAAGCTCCTTCACACCTCAGATGGACTTGTATGACCACATGGCTTTCATG GGTCCGAGGAGATCACGAACAACTTCACAATCTTCAATGCATTTG ccatCTGGACGCAGCTCTCGCAGGGCCTCTGAATCTTCCACTCACTCCGGTGGAAGAGAGCGGAGCAACTCTGCTGTAAAACAGGCCTCTCCACCTCCGCCCTCGATTCCCGAACAGCCACGCAAAGAGGAGGCCAGGAAAGCCAAGAAGGATTCTCCAGAAAAG AGTAAAGGCTGGTCATTTTGGCCCTTTGGGAAGAGAAAAAATGAGGCTCACTTGCCAGATGATAAAAATCCTTCT ATTGTTtgggatgaaaagaaaaatagatggGTTGACTTGAATGAGCCTGAAGAAGAG agtaagcctcctcctccacctccatccGGTTTTCCCAAGATGCCTCAGATGCCTGGTCCTGGGGGACCCACTGCCCCTCCGGGTGCTGGGTCTTCCGTCAACATGTTTTCCAGAAAAGCAG GCACTAGGAGCAGATATGTGGACGTTCTGAACCCAAGCGGAACAGCTAAGCCAAGTGGAGTGGCCCCGGCTCCTGTGGACCTATTTGCACCTTTGGCCCCCATGCCCATGCCTGCTAACCTGTTTGTGCCTAGTTCAG CTCCCAGTGACCAGCAGCCTCGGGAAGGCAGTGAAGGTGGAAATCAAGAGCAGAATTCACCAAGCAGCAGCGCTCCTCCACAG GTGTTCAACCCCACGCTGTTACCTCCAGCCCCAGAAGGTCCTCCTGTTCCAGATGGGTCACAGTCAGGAGAG CTGTCACGTTCTAGCTCAATGAGTTCTTTATCACGCGAAGTGAGTCAGCATTTAAACCAG AGTCATCCCAACCAGGGGACTACACCCGCAGGAGGTGTCACTTTTTATAACCCTACGCAGTTTTCACAG ACAAGTGCACCATCGGGAGGGGGACAACGGTCTAGCCGGTTGGGCCAGCGCCAGTACCCAGTGTATAAGTAA